A DNA window from Actinokineospora baliensis contains the following coding sequences:
- the fliE gene encoding flagellar hook-basal body complex protein FliE: MSSPISAITSAIAPPAVVAPISVADTSAANAASGANFGAMIGQALQNSQQVQDRAADLAVKAATGSDIDVHNYLAAATEANLTTQLTVQVRNKAVEAFQEIMRLQA; this comes from the coding sequence GTGAGCAGCCCGATCAGCGCGATCACGTCCGCGATCGCACCGCCCGCCGTCGTCGCCCCGATCTCGGTGGCCGACACCTCCGCCGCGAACGCCGCCTCCGGTGCCAACTTCGGCGCCATGATCGGCCAGGCGCTGCAGAACAGCCAGCAGGTCCAGGACCGCGCGGCCGACCTCGCCGTCAAGGCGGCCACCGGCTCTGACATCGACGTGCACAACTACCTCGCCGCGGCCACCGAGGCCAACCTGACCACGCAGCTGACGGTCCAGGTCCGCAACAAGGCCGTCGAGGCCTTCCAGGAGATCATGAGGCTGCAGGCGTGA
- a CDS encoding flagellar basal body rod protein FlgC codes for MFNIIDTAASGVSVHRKWLDAVADNMANINNVASTNGPAFQERFVVAKELPTHNGTVVSQVLSGDKTGRMVYEPTHPLADAKGYVRYPDIDLSEQMGYLIMAQRGYQANIAAVERATSAYQAALQLGKNA; via the coding sequence TCGACACGGCCGCCAGCGGCGTCTCGGTCCACCGCAAGTGGCTCGACGCGGTCGCCGACAACATGGCCAACATCAACAACGTCGCCTCCACCAACGGTCCCGCCTTCCAGGAGCGCTTCGTCGTGGCCAAGGAGCTGCCGACGCACAACGGCACCGTGGTCTCCCAGGTGCTCTCGGGCGACAAGACCGGCCGGATGGTCTACGAGCCCACCCACCCGCTGGCCGACGCCAAGGGCTACGTCCGGTACCCGGACATCGACCTGAGCGAGCAGATGGGCTACCTGATCATGGCCCAGCGCGGGTACCAGGCAAACATCGCCGCCGTCGAGCGGGCCACCTCGGCCTACCAGGCCGCCCTACAGTTGGGGAAGAACGCGTGA
- the fliF gene encoding flagellar basal-body MS-ring/collar protein FliF, giving the protein MNQDRIMVLLRRVVDGFKAFSLGQKIVVVAGVLVAAIGIWVYFAFFSATTNYSPLFSNLAAKDASAIVDELDASAIPYELADSGTTIMVPADQLYSLRLKMASAGLPASEDTGYSLLDQQGVTTSEFMQQVTYQRALEGELTKTIKSIDGVTAASVHLAIPTKDVFSDDATKPTASVMVATSAGKKLGSEQVQTIVHLVASAVEGMDPDNVTVAGSDGTVLAAPGAGDTGSTSTRQQETAAYEQRLSSSLQSLLTQVVGPNHAVVKVTADLDFDTSETKSQTYTKSDAPALSENTTDETYTGTGAGASGANGGVLGQTNGTEGDTTSTGSTTTDGNGTYSQQKAVRNNAVNSVIETRQNAPGQVRKLGVAVLLDETTLANADLAQIRELAASAVSLDATRGDTLAVSSMKFNTAAADAAQQELATQTADATKAEQMGLIKQGAVALAVLVLLLVTWFASRRRRKRNRVLQAAELQRLDEIKAELERTRAVAIEAAEEKARLESAAGELAAIGSGTGGDVDGAQERKLKEIEALVDEQPDEVARLLRGWLATKGA; this is encoded by the coding sequence GTGAACCAGGACCGGATCATGGTGTTGCTGCGCAGGGTTGTCGACGGTTTCAAGGCCTTCTCGCTCGGCCAGAAGATCGTCGTGGTGGCGGGCGTGCTCGTCGCGGCTATCGGGATCTGGGTCTACTTCGCGTTCTTCTCGGCGACCACCAACTACTCGCCGCTGTTCTCCAACCTCGCGGCCAAGGACGCCTCGGCCATCGTCGACGAGCTCGACGCGAGCGCGATCCCCTACGAGCTGGCCGACAGCGGCACCACGATCATGGTGCCCGCCGACCAGCTGTACTCGCTGCGGCTGAAGATGGCCTCCGCCGGTCTGCCCGCCTCCGAGGACACCGGCTACTCGCTGCTGGACCAGCAGGGCGTGACCACCTCGGAGTTCATGCAGCAGGTCACCTACCAGCGGGCGCTGGAGGGTGAGCTCACCAAGACCATCAAGTCGATCGACGGCGTCACCGCCGCCTCGGTCCACCTCGCCATCCCCACCAAGGACGTCTTCTCCGACGACGCGACCAAGCCGACCGCCTCGGTCATGGTCGCCACCTCGGCGGGCAAGAAGCTGGGCTCCGAGCAGGTGCAGACCATCGTGCACCTGGTCGCCTCGGCTGTGGAGGGCATGGACCCCGACAACGTGACCGTGGCCGGGTCCGACGGCACCGTGCTCGCCGCCCCCGGCGCCGGTGACACCGGGTCCACCAGCACCCGCCAGCAGGAGACCGCCGCCTACGAGCAGCGCCTGTCCAGCTCGCTGCAGTCGCTGCTGACCCAGGTCGTCGGCCCCAACCACGCGGTCGTCAAGGTCACCGCGGACCTGGACTTCGACACCTCGGAGACCAAGAGCCAGACCTACACCAAGTCCGACGCCCCTGCGCTGTCGGAGAACACCACCGACGAGACCTACACCGGCACCGGCGCGGGCGCCTCGGGCGCCAACGGCGGGGTCCTCGGCCAGACCAACGGCACCGAGGGCGACACCACCAGCACCGGCTCCACCACCACCGACGGCAACGGCACCTACTCGCAGCAGAAGGCCGTGCGCAACAACGCGGTCAACTCGGTCATCGAGACCAGGCAGAACGCCCCCGGCCAGGTCCGCAAGCTCGGCGTCGCGGTGCTGCTGGACGAGACCACGCTGGCCAACGCCGACCTGGCGCAGATCCGGGAACTGGCCGCCTCCGCGGTCAGCCTGGACGCCACCCGCGGCGACACCCTCGCGGTCAGCTCGATGAAGTTCAACACCGCCGCGGCCGACGCCGCGCAGCAGGAACTGGCCACGCAGACCGCCGACGCCACCAAGGCCGAGCAGATGGGCCTGATCAAGCAGGGCGCCGTGGCGCTCGCGGTGCTGGTGCTGCTGCTGGTGACCTGGTTCGCCTCCCGCCGCCGCCGCAAGCGCAACCGGGTGCTGCAGGCCGCCGAGCTGCAGCGGTTGGACGAGATCAAGGCTGAGCTCGAGCGCACCAGGGCCGTGGCCATCGAGGCCGCCGAGGAGAAGGCCCGCCTGGAGTCGGCGGCCGGTGAGCTGGCCGCGATCGGCAGCGGCACCGGTGGCGACGTGGACGGCGCGCAGGAACGCAAGCTCAAGGAGATCGAGGCGCTCGTCGACGAGCAGCCCGACGAGGTGGCCAGGCTGCTGCGCGGCTGGCTCGCGACGAAGGGGGCCTGA